A genomic stretch from Terriglobus sp. RCC_193 includes:
- a CDS encoding aldo/keto reductase, with the protein MSIQKTFLLGGDLEINRLGYGAMRITGEGIWGPPKDHDGAIKVLKKAVELGVNFIDTADSYGPYVSEDLIGEALAPYKKGLVIATKGGLARTGPNKWLPLGRPEYLEQEVLMSLRRLKTDVIDLWQLHRIDPKVPVEESLAPIVELQKQGKIKHIGLSEVKPKEIDQARKVANIVSVQNEYNLSERKSEDSLNYCEKNNIAFIPWFPVASGKLAKEGGPLETAAKKHNATVSQLSLAWLLHRSPVILPIPGTTSIQHLEENVKAQDVELSDAEWKELEAAAK; encoded by the coding sequence ATGAGCATCCAGAAGACATTCCTCCTCGGTGGCGATCTTGAAATCAATCGCCTTGGTTATGGCGCAATGCGAATCACCGGCGAGGGCATCTGGGGGCCACCCAAGGATCACGACGGCGCCATCAAGGTGCTGAAGAAGGCCGTGGAACTGGGCGTGAACTTCATTGATACGGCCGACAGCTATGGCCCGTATGTGAGTGAAGACCTGATCGGCGAAGCGCTGGCGCCGTACAAGAAGGGTTTGGTCATTGCCACCAAAGGCGGGCTGGCACGCACCGGCCCGAACAAGTGGCTGCCCCTGGGACGCCCCGAATATCTTGAGCAGGAAGTGCTGATGAGCCTGCGCCGCCTGAAGACCGATGTGATTGACCTGTGGCAGCTTCACCGCATTGATCCGAAGGTGCCGGTAGAAGAATCGCTGGCGCCCATTGTGGAGTTGCAGAAGCAGGGCAAGATCAAACACATTGGCCTGTCAGAAGTGAAGCCGAAGGAGATTGATCAGGCGCGCAAGGTGGCCAACATTGTCTCCGTGCAGAACGAATACAACCTGAGCGAACGCAAGAGCGAAGACTCTCTGAATTATTGCGAGAAGAACAACATCGCCTTTATCCCGTGGTTCCCTGTGGCATCCGGCAAACTGGCAAAAGAAGGCGGCCCACTGGAGACCGCGGCCAAGAAGCACAATGCGACCGTATCGCAGCTTTCACTGGCGTGGCTGCTGCATCGCAGCCCGGTGATCCTGCCGATTCCGGGAACAACGTCGATCCAACACCTGGAAGAAAATGTGAAGGCACAGGATGTGGAGCTGAGTGACGCGGAATGGAAAGAGTTGGAAGCCGCCGCGAAGTAA
- a CDS encoding helix-turn-helix domain-containing protein: MAASATERVIVVRNSREEPLLAGRPRLTSSDSPWKGIVLERHTVGSVEVPEHDHGSLCMHLQLRGDVEMEWWCEGRNAVEQPHAGSLILLPEGTRDRLRWEGTSERLIVSVTPAVMQRAAEEACLSRSPHIAMQWHLHDEGLRALLTEMGREAEAGWPAGSLYGELLGMSLAQTLLRRHAASPVPLKDMRGGIPLARLRRVLEFIETHLHTDVRLEQLAAEAELSPFHFARLFRETTGITPHQYLLERRMERAKALLQLGKLTIAEIARETGFTSATNFIRAFRQRVGATPGEWMRRH, translated from the coding sequence ATGGCTGCATCCGCCACAGAACGCGTGATTGTGGTGCGCAACAGCAGAGAAGAACCTCTGCTGGCAGGACGACCACGTCTTACGTCTTCTGACTCGCCGTGGAAGGGCATCGTACTGGAGCGGCACACGGTAGGTTCCGTAGAAGTGCCCGAGCACGACCACGGCAGCCTGTGCATGCATCTGCAATTGCGCGGCGACGTCGAGATGGAGTGGTGGTGCGAGGGCCGCAATGCAGTCGAGCAGCCACACGCTGGTTCGCTGATCCTTCTGCCGGAGGGCACGCGGGATCGTCTGCGTTGGGAAGGCACGTCGGAGCGATTGATTGTTTCTGTAACACCCGCAGTTATGCAACGCGCCGCGGAAGAGGCCTGCCTCAGCCGTTCACCGCACATCGCCATGCAATGGCATCTGCATGACGAAGGCCTGCGAGCCTTATTGACGGAGATGGGCAGGGAAGCAGAGGCAGGCTGGCCTGCGGGATCGCTCTACGGAGAACTGCTCGGCATGTCGCTGGCGCAAACGTTGCTGCGCCGTCATGCTGCTTCGCCTGTCCCGCTGAAAGATATGCGTGGAGGCATCCCACTGGCGCGGCTACGTCGCGTCCTAGAGTTCATTGAGACGCATCTGCATACAGACGTGCGGCTGGAACAACTCGCCGCAGAAGCAGAACTGAGTCCGTTTCACTTTGCACGGCTCTTCCGCGAAACCACCGGCATCACGCCGCACCAGTACCTTCTGGAGCGGCGTATGGAACGAGCAAAAGCTTTGCTGCAGTTAGGAAAATTAACCATTGCGGAAATCGCCCGTGAAACGGGATTCACTTCCGCAACAAACTTTATACGCGCCTTTCGCCAACGTGTAGGCGCTACCCCCGGCGAATGGATGCGACGACACTAA